From the Flavobacterium gyeonganense genome, the window TCATGACACGGTATTGTTTTCCAAACTTATTAAAATTCGAAGCATACAATCCACCATAATAGCCTTGCATCGTAGACAAAATTGAATTTACAGAAACTCCCGCATCTTTGGCTTTTGCAAGATTAATATCCATCATATACTGAGGAAAACCCGGATTAAAAGGGGTTGTTGCATATTGGATTTCTGGACGTTTTGACAATTTTTCTAAAAAATCGGTATTTACTTTAAAGAATTCGGCTGTGGTATGACCTCCTTTGTCCTGCAACTGAAACTCGAATCCGCCACTTTGTCCAAATCCCTGAATGGTTGGGGGTGAAATAAAGAAAATATTGGCTTCACGAATCCCGCTTGTTTTGGCAAAGAGCTGTCCTATTACATCATTAACACTTAAATCACGTTTGTCCCATGTTTCCAGTTTTACAATGACCATACTGTAGGCACTACCCGCTCCAGCTGTAAAGTTTTGCCCAACAATACGAAGCGTATTTTTGACCCCCGGAATTGTATTGGCAATACTGTCAACTTGTTTGGCAATTTTATCAGAACGCTCCATAGATGCTGATGGCGGTAAACTGATATTCGCAAAAACTGTCCCCTGATCTTCTGCAGGAACGAAAGCTGACGGAGTTGTTTTCATCATATAAAATAACCCTGCACCGGCTATAAGAATAGAGGCCAGAACAATCCATTTTTTTACAGAAAGAAACTGAACTGAACGTTTGTATCTGCCAGTTACATTATCAAACGCGACATTAAAAGCAGTGTAAAATCTTTGTAAATAACTTTTATGCTTATGATCATCTGCATGAGGCTTTAATAATAATGCACATAAAGCAGGACTTAAAGTCAAAGCATTTACTGCAGAAAGAATAATGGCAACTGCTAATGTAATACCAAATTGTTTATAAAAAACTCCGGTAGAACCTGTGATAAATGTAACTGGAATAAATACAGCAGCCATTACAAGTGTAATCGAAATAATGGCTCCTGAAATTTCATCCATTGCATCAATCGTAGCTTTTTTAGCCGATTTATAACCATGGTCGAGTTTAGCATGCACGGCCTCGACAACTACAATCGCATCATCGACCACAATACCAATAGCCAGCACCATCGCAAAAAGTGTTAATAAATTAATCGTAAATCCAAAAAGACTCAGGAAGAAAAACGTTCCCACAATCGCCACCGGAACCGCAATTGCTGGAATTAGCGTAGATCTAAAATCCTGAAGGAAAATAAATACTACGATAAAAACCAGAATAAAAGCTTCAATCAAGGTGTGGATTACTTTTTCGATAGAAGCATCCAGATTTTCATTGACGTCCACCAAAAGTGTATATTTTACTCCTTTCGGGAAGCTTTTTGCGGCTTCTTCAATCAGTTTTTTGGAATTATTGATTACGTCACGGGCGTTTGATCCCGGAGTCTGGCTGATTGCCATCGCTGCAGATTCTACTCCGTTTGTTTTAATCGTTGAAGCATAACTTAAAGATCCTAATTCAACTTTGGCAACATCTTTCAATCGAAGCATTTGCCCATTCCCAACAGATTTGATCACAATATCTTCAAACTCTTTTGGACTGGTCAGACGACCTTTATATTTGATTACATACTGAAAAGCCTGATCACCATTTTCACCAAATTTACCCGGTGCGGCTTCAATATTCTGTTCTGCCAAAGCTGCCGAAATATCACTTGGAATCAGTTTGTATTGCTGCATGATATCCGGTTTCAGCCAGATTCTCATCGAGTAATCTTTGGCACCAAAAACCGTTACATCCCCCACTCCAACTACACGCTGGATTTGCGGAACAAGATTAATCTTTGCATAATTTTGAAGAAAGGTCTGATCATATGTTTTATCGTCACTATACAACGAAAAAATCAACAAATTACTACTTTGACTTTTCGTAACTGTTACACCTGCCTGAGTTACCTCTACGGGTAATAAACTTGTTGCTCTTGAAACCCTGTTCTGAACGTTTACCGCTGCTAAATCAGGATTTGTTCCTACTTTGAAATATATTTTGATAGAAGCATTTCCGTCATTGGTTGCTGTAGAGGTCATATAGGTCATGTTTTCTACACCGTTGATTTGTTCTTCTAACGGAATAACAATACTTTTCAAAACCACATCAGCATTAGCTCCTGTATAACTTGCCGATACGTTTACTGTAGGAGGGGCAATATCCGGATATTGAGAAATAGGCAGCTCCACAAGACCTAAAATCCCCAAAATGACAATAATAACCGATATTACGGTCGAAAGTACCGGTCTTTGTATAAATATTTTAAACATCTTCTTTTATTTTAAGTCGGCATAAACCGTTTCTGCACTCACATTATTCGCTTTAATCTCAGTTCCTTCTTTAAGTGAGGCAACTCCTTCTAACACAATCTGATCGCCAGGTTTTAAACCGCTTGTTATTACATAATAATTACCGGCTGTATTTTCAAGTTTGGTAATATTCACGTTTTTCGTTTTTCTGTCTTTTCCCACAGTAACAGCAAAAATCTTATCCTGAAGTTCGAATGTAGCACTCTGAGGAACAATTATTCCTTCTTTAACAACATTTGGAATTCGCACTGTCGTACTGCTTCCGCTTCTGATAATCCCTTTTGGATTTGGAAAACGTGCTCTTATATTTACTGTACCTGTTTCGGTATTAATTAATCCGTTTACGGTTTCAATTCTTCCTTTTTCGTCATAAGTAGTGCCATCAGAAAGCACTAAAGAAACTTCAGGCATTTTTTTGATTTTTTGTGCTAATGGAGCTCCTGAATCCTCTTGGGTAAAGTTCAAAAGAATTTTTTCATTCAAAGCAAAATAAGCATATACATTCCCTATGCTTGAAACCGTTGTCATTGGCTCGGCTGTTGCTGAACTTACGAGGCTTCCTAAACGAAAAGGTATTGAACCTACAACACCACTCACCGGACTTGTAACGGTTGTATATCCTAAATTAACTTTGGCATTAACCAAAGCTGCATTTGCCTGAGCTAAACTGGCCATTGCAGACTCATAGTTATATTGTGCAGATTCAAGTTCATATTTACTGATAATTCCTTTTTCAACTAAAGGCTTTACCTTATTTACGGCCAATTTTGCTGTACTTACTTCTGCCTGGGCACTTTTTACACTTGCAGAAGCCGTACGGACCTGCTGTTCATATTCCGGTGCACTAATTTTAAATAAAGCCTGGCCTGCTTTGACAACAGCACCTTCATCTACAAATATTTTATCAATGTAACCTTCAACTCTTGGTCGGATTTCAATATTTTGTTGTCCCTGAATACTGGCCGGGAAATCTGTATATAATGTTGCTGACTCTGGCTGCAAAGTCAGGGTTTTATATTCTTTAACTTGCGGCGCTCCTCCTCCCTGAGCTGACTTATCATCTTTTTTACCGCATGATGCGATAACTACTGATGCTATGAGAATGCTTAAAAATGATTGCTTGTTCATTGTAATAAATGTGAAATTATCGATTATAGACTGGTAAAATTAAATAAAATAAAAGGTACGAAAATTTTTCAATAGACGAAGACCTGTGTACAATCGATAGAGATAAGCTCACACCCGATGGATTTTTTCAAAGAGTTAAACAAGTGTTTAAATTTTTCTCATCGACTCTAAACTGCTTTTTAAGGATTGTAACACTCTGTTGAGCGATTCCTTAAAAATAGTATGTATATTAAATGTAATATTGCTATAATAAATCATAATTTTAATGGCACCAAATTTTTTCAGACCCTATTTATTTGCAGGATTGCACATCCTCGGCTGGTTACTTTTGGGATTTATTATGCTATTTTACATTCCGCTTACATGGAAAGTTATTCTTCCCCCCGAATTTTGGCTCTGGCAGATTATTATCCTGATTCTGTTGATTTTTTTATTTTATTCTAATGCGAAAGTTATAGTTCCGAAAACCATTATCAAAAATAATACATCTCCCTATTTGGCCTGGGCCTTCCTCACAATTTTCGTTATGCAGCTTATCGCTTATTTGTATTCTTCTCAAACAGATGTACATACAAAAGTGAGCCGGGTTTTAGGTTTCACAAAATACAGAAATCCTTATTTTGATAACTACGTTTTTATGCTTACCCTGCTTGTATTGGGAATTAGTACCAGTTGGGCAATGCTGCAATACTGGCAAAAAGCGGCTCAGCATAAACAAAAGTTGGAACAGGATAAAACTATGGCAGAACTTGCAATGCTGAAGGCACAAATAAATCCGCATTTTTTCTTTAATTCCTTAAACAGTATTTATTCACTCACTTATTCAAATATTGAAGATTCAAGAAATGCATTGCACACCTTGAGCCGAATGATGCGCTATTTGCTTTACAGCACGGAAGGTGAAAGAACTACATTGCTTAAAGAAGTGGAATTTCTTAAGGATTTTATAGCATTAATGAAACTCCGTGCCAACAAAAAATTAAATATTATTACAGAAATACCAGAAAAACTCAACGACTACCCCATCGTACCAATGTTATTATTACCTTTAGTAGAAAATGCTTTTAAACATGGGATACATGCAACTGAAAAAAGCGAAATTATCATAACATTAAAACAAAATGATACCAATCTGACATTTGAAGTATTTAATACTTTTTTCGAAAAAACATTTAATACTGAACCTGGTGGAATTGGTTTAGCGAATACAAAACGAAGACTACAACTTATTTATCCACATAAACACGCTATAAATTGCGGTGTCAATAAAGACGGGAAATATGAAGTTGAACTACAGATAACTTTAGAACAATGACAGTACTAAATTGCATAGCGGTAGATGATGAACCATTGGCCTTAAAACTGGTCGAAACTTTTATTGAGCAAACCCCTTTTTTACAATTAAGCTGCAGCTGTGACAATGCTGTTGAAGCTCTAAGTTTAATTCGAGAAAAGCAACCGGATATTATTTTTTTGGATATAAACATGCCTAACCTAACCGGAATGGAACTGGCAAGACTTTTACAGGAACAGTCACCACCGATTCCGAAAATAATTTTCACAACTGCCTATAATCATTATGCAATTGAAGGCTATAAAGTAAATGCAGTCGATTATCTTTTAAAACCTTTTAGTTACGAAGAGTTTTTGCGTGCTTCCAACAAAGTCCTGCAAATAACTGAGGAATCTTCAAATCACTACCAGCACATTGCAACTGACGATGATTTTTTCTTTTTAAAAGTTGAATATCAATGGGTAAGGATTTCTTTAAAAGATGTGTTGTATATTGAAAGTTTAAAAGACTATGTAAAGGTTCATCTTCTTGATTCTGATAAAACCGTACTATCTCTTATCTCTTTAAAAGCTTTGGAAGAAAAACTGCCCTCTGCAAAGTTTATGAGGATCCATCGTTCGTTTATTGTTCCACTTGACAAAATAAACAGCATAAGTAAAAACTCCATTTTTATTGGAAAAACTGAAATTACTGTTGGTGAACAATACAAAGAAGCGTTTAAAACCATTGTAGACAGATGGTTAAAATAAAAAATAATAATGGAAAAAAGATCAAATAAATATTATCTCACATTAAGCTTAAAAGAATATGCGAATGGCAAAACAGCGCCCGCAAAAGAACTTGGAATTGAATTTGAAAACCACGACGAAATTTTTAGCATTATTGAAAAAATGAATGCTAAAAATTTATTTGAAAGCGAGTCTGAAGCAACACAATTTGCATTGGGTTTAAAATTATTTGGGGAAATAAAACTAAAACACAGAAATAATCCTCTTTTTGATGAAATGAATGAAGTATTTCCTGTTTTCATGAAAAAACTAAAAAGCTTATAAGAAATAAAATTAGCAGCTAAAATAACTTTACACATCTTAAGCTAATTAACTATTTGATAACATTTAAGTTATGATCTATTTATATTTGTTTTTTTATTTTGAATAAAACAAATAGTATGAAATTCTTTAGCTTAAAATTTTTGGTTTCCATTAAAGAATGGCTTTTTCTAAGAGCTATGCATTCATCATTTATTCATTAATTTTCAAAATAAAAGAAAATACATTTGAATGAATAAATTAGAGAAGTCATTTTTAAATAAAGACCAATTTGGTCAGGATTTTTTGTGGGGTGTTTCTACTGCCGCTTTTCAAATAGAAGGTGCTCATGATAAAGATGGAAAAGGCCCATCAATCTGGGATGTTTTTACCAGCCAAAAAGGTAAAATCAAAAATGGGCATCATGCCATTAATGCGTGTGATTTTTATAATTGTTATAAAGATGATATTCATTTAATCAGAGAATTAAATATCCCTAACTTCAGATTTTCTATTAGTTGGTCGCGAATCATGCCTACTGGTCTTCATCCGGTAAATCAATCAGGAATTGATTATTACAATAAAGTAATTGATTTTTTACTTGAATGCGGAATTGAACCCTGGGTAACCCTGTATCACTGGGATTTACCACATGCACTTGAAGTAAAAGGCGGATGGACTAACAGAGAATGTGCATTATGGTTTTCTGATTATACCGAAGTATGTGCGAAGCATTTTGGAGACAGGGTAAAAAACTGGATGGTCATCAATGAACCTTCTGTTTTTACAGGTGCAGGGTATTTCCTTGGTATCCATGCTCCGGGAAAAAAAGGTATAACCAATTATTTGAAAGCTATACATCACGTAACATTAGCAACCGTTGCCGGTGCAAAAAAACTCAGGCAATATATTTCTGATGCTAATATTGGTACTACGTTTTCATGTACTCATATTGAACCATTTTCAGATAAATCTGCAGATATTCAGGCTGCAAAGCGAGTTGATACATTATTAAACAGAACTTTCATAGAGCCAATTTTAGGACTTGGATATCCACAGGATGATCTTCCGGTTCTTAAAAAAATTAATAATTATATTCAGGGTGATGATCTCAATCATTTAGCTTTTGACTTTGATTTTATTGGTCTTCAATGTTATACACGTGAAATTGTAAAATCTTCATTATTGACACCATACATTGGAGCCGAATTAGTAAGCGCTGAGAAAAGAAATGTAATATCGACCGAAATGGGCTGGGAAATTTACCCTGCAGCACTCTATCATATCCTGCAAAAATTTAATTTATATGATGGAATAAAAAAAATTATAATTACAGAAAATGGAGCCGCATTCCCTGATACAGTTGTAAATGGAAAAGTATATGATATTAAACGAACACATTATATACAAGATCATTTAGAGCAATTACTTAAAGCAAAGAAGGAAGGCTGTAAAGTTGACGGATATTTTGTGTGGAGTCTTACTGATAATTTTGAATGGGCTGAAGGTTATAATGCAAGGTTTGGATTAATCTACGTTGATTTTGAAACTCAAAAGAGAACTATTAAACAATCTGGAATTTGGTTTCGTGATTTTTTAGAAAATGATACAGAAATTATATAACCAAGCCAGTAAATTATATAATACAGTAAATCCTATTCATTCTTAAATTTATTTTTACTTAAACTAAGAATGAATGGATACATCATCACAAATCTTCTGGCTTTTGATATTGGCTATTCCTATTGCATGTGTTAGTTGGACAGTTACTCACGAAGAAGTATTTCGCGAACCCAGAGAGTGGTGTGTGAATCGTTCTCAAAGCGATAAAAAACTTTTTAAAAGAAAGTTTTTCTATCTCTTCACCTGCGAGTATTGTTTTAGCCACTACATTACATTATTTTTTATAGCTCTTTGCAACTTCAGGCTTTTATTACCAGACTGGAGGGGCTATATTATTGCGGGATTCTCACTTGTCTTTGTAGCGAATCTATATATGAGTTTTTTTGCACTGCTGAGACAAACCATTAAAAAAGAAAAGGTTGAAATTAAAAAAATAGAAACTGATACAAATGAATCTAAGGATCAGGCATAACTAGCAGAAAACAACATTTTTTTATTAATCAATAATATCTTCGTTTTTATTTTTAAGTTAAAATCTACTTTTTTTAATTATTTTGAATAACAAAATCTGCTTTATCTTCCTTTTTTTGTTTAATTATTTTAAAATATTCAGATGGCGATTTTCCAGTGTGCTTTATAAAAGCCCTGAAACAAGTAGTTCTTGACTTAAAACCTGACCCCCAAGCCATCCCTTCCAGAGATAGATCTTTCCATTCGGGATCATTAATTTTTTCATTAAAATATTCAATCCTTTTAAGATTTATAAAATCCTGAAAATGAACATGAAATTCTGAATTAATCAAACTAGAAAGATGATGTACCGAGATGCCTGTTTCGTCCGACAAATCACGAATTACAAAATCTTTTTTTAAAAAAAGCTTTTTTCCTGACAACACATTGTTGAGTTTTATCAGATATTCTTCTTTTTTTTCGTGAGCCATTTCTTTTACCAACGGCAGATTATCTTTATTTTCGACAGTTTTTATAAGTTGACAATTATCATTCATTACATTATTTTTTTCAAATGACATGTCTGAATCATAAAACATTTGTGGTTTAAAATAAAGACAGCCTACAGTAAAAATAAGAACAGAAGACATTAAGATACAAGATGAAAAATCTGTCATTCCGATATTATTAACTAAAAAGTAATGTACAAAAAGCGTTGAAAATAAAAATAATATCACCAAATTGTAGATTCTTATCCATCCTAAATTAGTTTTTAAAAACTGATTCCCTTCATTTTTTTTTAAATCATAATTTAAGATCATCATAGTTTGGCAAAAAGCATACAACAACCAAATTGTCAAGCTAATTATTGAAAAAGGACTTTCTATTTTACTATATAGAAAACTGATTATTTCCAAATTAAAATAATTTCTAAGCCATATAAAAATGGTTAAACTGAAATAAAGCAAAAATGGCATAAAATGTAACCAGTCATATTTTTTAAATAAGATATCTGTAAATAAAATACTTCTTATATATAGAAAAGCAGAAGGTGCTACCAGAAAAATAAAAGACTTTGTAATAGTAAATAAACTTGGTAAATTTTTAAAAGAAAGTACTGATAAATAAAAATTATATATACTTGCAACAGTCAGACTTAACAAAAATAATCCCAAAAAAAGCTTTTAGAATATTTTTTTTTTGAAAAAAGAATTAATAGCGAAGTTGCAAAACCAAAGATAATAGCTACGAAAAAGAATAGTGAAAGTAGTATATCTATCATAATAACTAATTTATTTTTAACATTTCTTGCTTTCTATAAGACAAATTAAAATAATCAATCCAAGATGAATAAAATAGTTCCAATAACCAATATACCCATAAAACACTACAAAACAACAACTTAACACTATATCAAAGATAATATTTTTGTTTTAATAACAAAATAAATATTAAAATTCTTACTTATTTTTATAATAATATTGCTATTTCTTGTTTTACATCAAACTAAGAAGACTCAAATTATTTCATTACATTTAAAAATATTTAATTGAATAATTTAGAAAAGAAAAAAGCTGCATTCACAAAATAATGAATGCAGCTTTTAATGATTTTCATCTCCTTCCCTTAACTTTTCAGAAGATATACATTAATATTTCATTGTTTATATTTTAAGTTTCAGTCTTATGCAAACTTAGTGATATCTCTTATAAAAGTTAGTGACTCAAAAGATAATATTCTCCATCAGTTACTTTTTCTAACCAGATTCCGTGTCCTTTGTCGATTTCTGTTATAATAGCAACGTAAGAGAATTTTTCAAATGGAGTGGCTCCGTACCAATGTTCCACTCCAGGCAGAATTGTAACTACTTCATCTTTAACAAGCATGCGAACTGCATTTCCTCTTTCCTGATAATATCCAATACCTTCTTTTGCAATAAGCATGTGTAGACTTGCATTACTATGCCAGTTACTTCTTGCACAAGGTTCAAAAGTAACTTCTTTAATAACAGTATTTTCAGGATGAATATCACTGATTTGCTTCTTATAGGAAACGTCGCCCGTCATATATGCACTAGGGACTTTTCCTTCTTCGATAACGGCTGAATAATTTGTTGACATAAAAATTTAGTTATTTTCGGGATTAACTTTATTTGAAACTACATTAGACCAACGGTATCAGAATCAGAAACTAAATTTAAGAAAGCCAGAAATTGCTTTATGAAGTATTGTTTTAGATCTGTTATAACTGATATGTGATTGCTACTTTAATTTCAAAACAAAATTAGATTAAATATGCTTTTTAAAAATAACAATATTCAAACAAAAAATTATGAATTTGAAACAATTTACACTCTTAAAGATTTTGGAATCTTGCCTGTTAGCCTTTTAAAATAATTATTAAAATAGCTTGGGTATTCAAATCCAAGTGAATAGCCAATATCTGCAATACTCCAGTCTGTATGCTGCAGTAAAGCTTTTGCTTCTCCGATAACTCTTTCTGTAATATGGGCTGTTGTCGATTTTCCGGTAATTTCTTTTACAGAACGATTTAGGTGATTTACATGTATTGAAAGGCTTTGAGCATAATCCTGGGGTGTTTTTAAGGCAAGCGGCTGATCTTTTGTTTCAACCGGAAACTGTCTTTCTAAGAGTTCTAAAAACAATGATGTTATTCTCGAAGAAGCATTTTTATATTTGAAAAAATTCTCCGAAGGCTGCATTTTCATTGATTCATGCAATATGAGATTGATATAATTGCGAATCAAATCATCTTTAAATACATAATCAGTTTCCTGTTCTTCAATCATTTTTACAAAAAGCGAATCTATAAATACTTTTTGCTTTGCAGATAATGAAAAGATTGGGCTACCTCCTATTTTAAACAAAGGAGACTCATGAAGACTTTCAGAACGGTCTTTTGCCTTTAAAAAATCTTCTGTAAAAACGCAGGCGTATCCATGATAATCAGGAGAAAAAATTTCCCATGAATAGGGAATAACAGGATTACCAAAAAACAAAATAGTTCCGTCTGTTTCTATTCCCCTGTCTGCATAATGAATAATGCTTTTACTGGTATTAATGCAGATTTTGTAATAGTCGCGTCGATTGTAGCTCGGAATTTTACTTACATCCCCATTTATTTTATATACTTTAAAACCTTTGAGTTTTAAATCATTTATACTCAATTCTGCTGCCTGAGATTCTATTTCATCTTTCATTTTTCAAAGTTATGAAAATCAAATAAAAATTTCACAAAAGTCAATTTCAAAAATCAATATCAATTTCAATTTTGTTTTTGCTAAATTGGAATTTGTTTTTTATTGGAATTAAAAATTACACTTTATCTTTGTTTTATGAAGGATTTACTGCCTGTTATAGATTATATCTCAAGATATGTTGATTTGACTGATGATGAAAAAAATCATCTGAGTTCTTTTATGAAGATTAACAAAGTCAAAAAGAGACAATTTATTGTACAGCCCGGTTTTGTTTGCAGACATAAGAGTTATGTTGTTAAGGGGGCATTCAGAGGTTACCTGGTTGATAACGATGGAAAAGAACATACACTTTCATTTGCAATCGAAGACTGGTGGATTTCTGATTACAGCAGTTTAATTTATCAGGAACCAGCCACATTATTTGTAGAAGCTCTTGAAGATTCAGTTCTAATTCAGATCGAATACCAAGACGAACAGCAATTTTTAAAGGAAATTCCAAAACTTGAAAAATTCGAACGCATTATTACGCAGCGATCGTTAGCTTTTCATCAAAAAAGACTTTTATCTAATTTAACTAAAACTGCTGAAGAACGTTATGATGAATTTATGAGTAAATATGCTGCGATTGCTAAGCGTGTTCCTCAATATGCATTGGCATCTTATCTTGGTTTCAGTACCGAATACTTAAGCAAAATACGCAACGGCAAAACCTCAAAAGGTTAAACTGGTTCAACCTTATTTCCTAAACCAGTTCATTTTTATTTTTCTTATTCTGTCCCAGTTTTGCATAGTCAATACCGACAAATAATTTAAATTAATAAAAATGAAAACTACCATTTTGATTACAGCTTTTTCGCTTCTTTTTATGGCTTGCGACAGCGAAAAAAAATCAGGAGAAGCTTCTGTTTCCTTAAAAAGTA encodes:
- a CDS encoding Crp/Fnr family transcriptional regulator, translated to MKDLLPVIDYISRYVDLTDDEKNHLSSFMKINKVKKRQFIVQPGFVCRHKSYVVKGAFRGYLVDNDGKEHTLSFAIEDWWISDYSSLIYQEPATLFVEALEDSVLIQIEYQDEQQFLKEIPKLEKFERIITQRSLAFHQKRLLSNLTKTAEERYDEFMSKYAAIAKRVPQYALASYLGFSTEYLSKIRNGKTSKG